The following coding sequences are from one Apodemus sylvaticus chromosome X, mApoSyl1.1, whole genome shotgun sequence window:
- the Flna gene encoding filamin-A isoform X1, which translates to MSSSHSRCGQSAAGASPGGGIDTRDAEMPATEKDLAEDAPWKKIQQNTFTRWCNEHLKCVSKRIANLQTDLSDGLRLIALLEVLSQKKMHRKHNQRPTFRQMQLENVSVALEFLDRESIKLVSIDSKAIVDGNLKLILGLIWTLILHYSISMPMWDEEEDEEAKKQTPKQRLLGWIQNKLPQLPITNFSRDWQSGRALGALVDSCAPGLCPDWDSWDASKPVNNAREAMQQADDWLGIPQVITPEEIVDPNVDEHSVMTYLSQFPKAKLKPGAPLRPKLNPKKARAYGPGIEPTGNMVKKRAEFTVETRSAGQGEVLVYVEDPAGHQEEAKVTANNDKNRTFSVWYVPEVTGTHKVTVLFAGQHIAKSPFEVYVDKSQGDASKVTAQGPGLEPSGNIANKTTYFEIFTAGAGMGEVEVVIQDPSGQKGTVEPQLEARGDSTYRCSYQPTMEGVHTVHVTFAGVPIPRSPYTVTVGQACNPAACRAVGRGLQPKGVRVKETADFKVYTKGAGSGELKVTVKGPKGEERVKQKDLGDGVYGFEYYPTIPGTYTVTITWGGQNIGRSPFEVKVGTECGNQKVRAWGPGLEGGIVGKSADFVVEAIGDDVGTLGFSVEGPSQAKIECDDKGDGSCDVRYWPQEAGEYAVHVLCNSEDIRLSPFMADIREAPQDFHPDRVKARGPGLEKTGVAVNKPAEFTVDAKHAGKAPLRVQVQDNEGYSVEATVKDNGNGTYSCSYVPRKPVKHTAMVSWGGVSIPNSPFRVNVGAGSHPNKVKVYGPGVAKTGLKAHEPTYFTVDCTEAGQGDVSIGIKCAPGVVGPTEADIDFDIIRNDNDTFTVKYTPCGAGSYTIMVLFADQATPTSPIRVKVEPSHDASKVKAEGPGLNRTGVELGKPTHFTVNAKTAGKGKLDVQFSGLAKGDAVRDVDIIDHHDNTYTVKYIPVQQGPVGVSVTYGGDHILKSPFSVGVSPSLDLSKIKVSGLGDKVDVGKDQEFTVKSKGAGGQGKVASKIVSPSGAVVPCKVEPGLGADSSVVRFVPREEGPYEVEVTYDGVPVPGSPFPLEAVAPTKPSKVKAFGPGLQGGSAGSPARFTIDTKGAGTGGLGLTVEGPCEAQLECLDNGDGTCSVSYVPTEPGDYNINILFADTHIPGSPFKAHVVPCFDASKVKCSGPGLERATAGEVGQFQVDCSSAGSAELTIEICSEAGLPAEVYIQDHGDGTHTITYIPLCPGAYTVTIKYGGQPVPNFPSKLQVEPAVDTSGVQCYGPGIEGQGVFREATTEFSVDARALTQTGGPHVKARVANPSGNLTDTYVQDCGDGTYKVEYTPYEEGVHSVDVTYDGSPVPSSPFQVPVTEGCDPSRVRVHGPGIQSGTTNKPNKFTVETRGAGTGGLGLAVEGPSEAKMSCMDNKDGSCSVEYIPYEAGTYSLNVTYGGHQVPGSPFKVPVHDVTDASKVKCSGPGLSPGMVRANLPQSFQVDTSKAGVAPLQVKVQGPKGLVEPVDVVDNADGTQTVNYVPSREGSYSISVMYGEEEVPRSPFKVKVLPTHDASKVKASGPGLNTTGVPASLPVEFTIDAKDAGEGLLAVQITDPEGKPKKTHIQDNHDGTYTVAYVPDVTGRYTILIKYGGDEIPFSPYRVRAVPTGDASKCTVTVSIGGHGLGAGIGPTIQIGEETVITVDTKAAGKGKVTCTVCTPDGSEVDVDVVENEDGTFDIFYTAPQPGKYVICVRFGGEHVPNSPFQVTALAGDQPTVQTPLRSQQLAPQYTYPQGSQQTWIPERPMVGVNGLDVTSLRPFDLVIPFTIKKGEITGEVRMPSGKVAQPSITDNKDGTVTVRYSPSEAGLHEMDIRYDNMHIPGSPLQFYVDYVNCGHITAYGPGLTHGVVNKPATFTVNTKDAGEGGLSLAIEGPSKAEISCTDNQDGTCSVSYLPVLPGDYSILVKYNDQHIPGSPFTARVTGDDSMRLSHLKVGSAADIPINISETDLSLLTATVVPPSGREEPCLLKRLRNGHVGISFVPKETGEHLVHVKKNGQHVASSPIPVVISQSEIGDASRVRVSGQGLHEGHTFEPAEFIIDTRDAGYGGLSLSIEGPSKVDINTEDLEDGTCRVTYCPTEPGNYIINIKFAEQHVPGSPFSVKVTGEGRVKESITRRRRAPSVANVGSHCDLSLKIPEISIQDMTAQVTSPSGKTHEAEIVEGENHTYCIRFVPAEMGMHTVSVKYKGQHVPGSPFQFTVGPLGEGGAHKVRAGGPGLERAEAGVPAEFGIWTREAGAGGLAIAVEGPSKAEISFEDRKDGSCGVAYVVQEPGDYEVSVKFNEEHIPDSPFVVPVASPSGDARRLTVSSLQESGLKVNQPASFAVSLNGAKGAIDAKVHSPSGALEECYVTEIDQDKYAVRFIPRENGIYLIDVKFNGTHIPGSPFKIRVGEPGHGGDPGLVSAYGAGLEGGITGSPAEFIVNTSNAGAGALSVTIDGPSKVKMDCQECPEGYRVTYTPMAPGSYLISIKYGGPYHIGGSPFKAKVTGPRLVSNHSLHETSSVFVDSLTKVATVPQHATLGPGPADVSKVVAKGLGLSKAYIGQKSSFTVDCSKAGNNMLLVGVHGPRTPCEEILVKHMGSRLYSVSYLLKDKGEYTLVVKWGDEHIPGSPYRIMVP; encoded by the exons ATGAGTAGCTCTCACTCCCGCTGTGGCCAGAGTGCGGCGGGCGCGTCTCCCGGAGGCGGTATTGATACTCGGGACGCTGAGATGCCGGCTACCGAAAAAGACCTAGCAGAAGATGCACCATGGAAGAAGATTCAGCAGAACACATTTACCCGCTGGTGCAATGAGCACCTTAAGTGCGTGAGCAAGCGCATCGCCAATCTGCAGACGGACCTGAGTGATGGGTTGCGGCTCATCGCCTTGCTTGAGGTACTCAGCCAGAAGAAGATGCACCGCAAGCACAACCAACGACCCACTTTCCGCCAGATGCAGCTCGAAAATGTGTCAGTGGCGCTTGAATTCCTGGACCGTGAGAGCATCAAGCTCGTGTCTATAG ACAGCAAGGCCATCGTGGATGGAAATCTGAAGCTGATATTAGGCCTCATCTGGACCCTGATCCTGCACTACTCCATCTCGATGCCCATGTgggatgaggaagaggatgaggaggccAAGAAGCAAACACCCAAGCAGAGGCTTCTAGGCTGGATTCAGAACAAGCTGCCACAGCTTCCCATTACCAACTTCAGTCGAGACTGGCAGAGTGGCCGTGCCCTGGGTGCTCTTGTTGATAGCTGTGCCCCAG gtCTTTGTCCTGACTGGGACTCCTGGGATGCTAGTAAGCCTGTGAACAATGCACGGGAAGCCATGCAGCAGGCTGATGACTGGCTAGGCATTCCTCAG GTGATTACCCCAGAGGAAATTGTGGACCCCAATGTAGATGAGCATTCTGTTATGACCTACCTGTCTCAATTTCCCAAGGCCAAGCTGAAGCCAGGGGCTCCTCTTCGGCCCAAACTGAACCCAAAGAAAGCCCGAGCCTATGGGCCAG GCATTGAGCCTACAGGCAATATGGTGAAGAAGAGAGCAGAATTCACTGTGGAGACCCGAAGTGCTGGACAGGGAGAGGTGCTGGTATATGTGGAGGACCCAGCAGGACACCAGGAAGAG GCAAAAGTGACTGCCAATAATGACAAGAACCGTACTTTCTCTGTCTGGTATGTCCCTGAAGTGACGGGGACTCATAAG GTGACTGTGCTCTTTGCTGGCCAACATATTGCCAAGAGCCCCTTTGAGGTGTATGTGGACAAGTCACAGGGTGATGCCAGCAAAGTGACTGCCCAGGGCCCTGGTCTGGAGCCCAGTGGCAATATTGCCAACAAGACTACCTACTTTGAGATCTTCACTGCAG GTGCTGGCATGGGTGAGGTGGAAGTTGTCATCCAGGACCCTTCAGGACAGAAAGGCACAGTGGAACCTCAGCTGGAGGCCAGGGGTGACAGCACCTATCGCTGTAGCTATCAGCCCACCATGGAGGGTGTCCATACAGTACATGTCACCTTCGCCGGTGTTCCCATCCCTCGTAGCCCCTACACTGTCACTGTTGGCCAAG CCTGTAATCCAGCTGCCTGCCGGGCTGTTGGTAGAGGCCTCCAGCCTAAGGGTGTACGAGTGAAGGAAACAGCTGACTTCAAGGTGTACACAAAGGGCGCTGGCAGTGGGGAGCTAAAGGTCACTGTAAAGGGTCCCA AGGGTGAGGAGCGTGTAAAGCAGAAGGACTTGGGGGATGGTGTGTATGGCTTTGAATATTACCCCACAATCCCTGGCACATACACTGTCACCATCACATGGGGTGGCCAGAACATTGGCCGCAG TCCGTTCGAGGTGAAGGTAGGCACTGAGTGTGGCAATCAGAAGGTTCGGGCATGGGGTCCTGGCCTGGAAGGCGGCATTGTTGGCAAGTCAGCAGACTTCGTAGTAGAGGCCATTGGTGATGATGTGGGCACTTTGG GTTTCTCTGTGGAAGGACCATCACAGGCAAAGATTGAATGTGACGACAAGGGTGATGGCTCCTGTGATGTGCGCTATTGGCCCCAGGAGGCTGGCGAATATGCTGTTCATGTGCTGTGTAACAGTGAGGATATCCGTCTTAGTCCTTTCATGGCTGACATCCGTGAGGCACCCCAGGATTTTCATCCAGACCGG GTGAAGGCACGTGGGCCCGGATTGGAGAAGACTGGTGTGGCCGTCAACAAGCCAGCAGAGTTCACAGTTGATGCCAAACATGCTGGGAAGGCCCCTCTACGAGTTCAAGTTCAG GACAATGAGGGCTACTCTGTGGAGGCGACAGTCAAGGACAATGGCAATGGTACTTACAGCTGTTCTTATGTGCCCAGAAAGCCAGTGAAGCACACAGCCATGGTTTCTTGGGGAGGTGTCAGCATCCCCAACAGTCCTTTCCGG GTGAATGTGGGAGCTGGCAGCCACCCAAACAAAGTCAAGGTGTATGGTCCAGGAGTGGCCAAGACTGGGCTCAAGGCCCATGAACCTACCTACTTTACTGTGGATTGTACTGAGGCTGGTCAGG GAGATGTCAGCATTGGTATCAAGTGTGCCCCTGGAGTAGTGGGCCCCACTGAGGCTGATATTGACTTTGATATCATCCGCAATGACAATGACACCTTCACTGTGAAATACACACCCTGTGGGGCTGGCAGCTATACCATCATGGTCCTTTTTGCTGACCAG GCTACACCCACCAGCCCCATCAGAGTCAAAGTGGAGCCTTCTCATGATGCCAGCAAGGTGAAGGCTGAGGGTCCTGGTCTAAATCGCACTG GTGTTGAGCTTGGCAAACCTACCCATTTCACAGTTAATGCTAAAACTGCTGGAAAAGGCAAGCTGGATGTCCAGTTTTCAGGCCTGGCTAAGGGAGATGCAGTGCGGGATGTGGATATCATTGACCACCATGATAATACCTACACAGTCAAGTACATTCCTGTGCAGCAG GGCCCAGTAGGTGTCAGTGTCACTTATGGAGGAGATCACATCCTCAAGAGTCCATTTTCAGTGGGAGTATCTCCAAGCCTGGATCTCAGCAAGATCAAGGTGTCTGGCCTTGGTGACA AAGTGGATGTTGGCAAAGATCAAGAGTTCACAGTAAAGTCAAAGGGTGCAGGTGGTCAAGGCAAAGTAGCATCCAAGATTGTGAGTCCCTCAGGTGCAGTGGTACCCTGCAAGGTAGAGCCAGGCCTGGGAGCTGACAGCAGCGTGGTACGTTTTGTGCCCCGTGAAGAGGGGCCCTACGAGGTGGAAGTGACCTATGATGGTGTGCCTGTACCTGGCAGTCCCTTTCCATTAGAAGCTGTGGCCCCCACCAAACCCAGCAAG gTGAAGGCGTTTGGACCAGGGCTACAGGGGGGCAGTGCAGGCTCACCTGCCCGCTTCACCATTGATACAAAGGGCGCTGGCACTGGTGGCCTGGGCCTGACAGTGGAAGGCCCCTGTGAAGCACAGCTTGAGTGCCTGGACAACGGGGATGGTACATGCTCTGTGTCTTATGTGCCTACTGAGCCTGGGGACTACAACATCAACATCCTTTTTGCTGACACCCACATTCCTGGATCCCCATTCAAGGCCCATGTGGTTCCTTGTTTTGATGCATCCAAGGTGAAgtgctcaggccctgggctggagcGGGCTACTGCTGGTGAGGTAGGGCAGTTCCAAGTGGACTGCTCAAGTGCTGGCAGTGCCGAGTTGACGATTGAGATATGCTCTGAGGCAGGACTGCCAGCTGAAGTATACATTCAGGACCATGGTGATGGCACACACACCATTACCTATATTCCCCTCTGTCCTGGGGCTTACACTGTTACCATCAAATATGGCGGCCAGCCTGTGCCCAACTTCCCCAGCAAGCTACAGGTGGAGCCTGCTGTAGATACCTCGGGTGTACAGTGCTATGGTCCTGGGATTGAAGGTCAAG GTGTCTTCCGAGAGGCAACTACTGAGTTCAGTGTGGATGCTCGGGCTCTTACACAGACTGGAGGGCCACATGTCAAGGCTCGTGTGGCCAACCCCTCAGGCAATCTGACAGATACCTATGTGCAAGACTGTGGTGATGGCACATACAAAGTGGAATACACTCCATATGAGGAAG GAGTACACTCTGTGGATGTGACTTATGATGGTAGCCCTGTGCCCAGCAGCCCTTTCCAGGTGCCTGTAACAGAGGGCTGTGACCCCTCCCGGGTGCGTGTTCATGGACCAGGCATCCAAAGTGGTACCACCAACAAACCCAACAAGTTCACAGTAGAGACTAG GGGAGCTGGCACAGGTGGCCTGGGCTTGGCTGTTGAGGGTCCCTCAGAAGCCAAGATGTCTTGTATGGATAATAAAGATGGCAGCTGCTCGGTAGAATACATCCCCTATGAAGCTGGAACCTATAGCCTTAATGTCACTTATGGTGGTCACCAAGTGCCAG GTAGTCCCTTCAAGGTCCCTGTACATGATGTGACAGATGCATCTAAAGTCAAGTGTTCTGGACCTGGCCTAAGCCCAGGCATGGTCCGTGCCAACCTCCCTCAGTCCTTTCAGGTGGACACAAGCAAAGCTGGAGTTGCCCCACTGCAGGTCAAAGTGCAGGGGCCCAAAG GCCTGGTGGAGCCAGTGGATGTAGTGGACAATGCTGATGGTACTCAGACTGTCAACTATGTGCCCAGCCGAGAAGGGTCCTATAGCATTTCTGTGATGTATGGTGAAGAAGAAGTGCCACGGAG CCCCTTCAAGGTCAAAGTGCTGCCCACACATGATGCCAGTAAGGTGAAGGCCAGTGGACCTGGACTCAATACCACTGGTGTGCCTGCTAGCCTGCCTGTGGAGTTCACTATTGATGCCAAGGATGCTGGGGAGGGTCTGTTGGCTGTTCAGATTACG GACCCTGAAGGCAAACCCAAGAAGACACACATTCAAGATAATCATGATGGCACATACACGGTGGCTTATGTGCCAGATGTGACAGGCCGGTACACAATCCTTATCAAGTATGGTGGTGATGAGATTCCCTTTTCCCCATACCGTGTCCGGGCTGTGCCCACTGGGGATGCCAGCAAGTGCACAGTCACAG TGTCAATCGGAGGTCACGGGCTAG GTGCTGGCATTGGCCCCACCATCCAAATTGGGGAGGAGACAGTGATTACTGTGGACACAAAAGCAGCAGGCAAAGGCAAAGTGACTTGCACTGTGTGCACACCTGATGGTTCAGAGGTAGATGTGGACGTGGTGGAGAATGAGGATGGCACCTTTGACATCTTCTACACAGCCCCCCAACCGGGCAAATATGTCATCTGTGTGCGCTTCGGTGGAGAGCATGTGCCCAACAGCCCCTTCCAAGTTACT GCTTTGGCTGGGGACCAACCAACAGTGCAGACCCCATTAAGGTCTCAGCAGCTGGCTCCACAGTATACCTATCCTCAGGGTAGCCAGCAAACCTGG ATTCCAGAGAGGCCCATGGTGGGTGTTAATGGGCTGGATGTGACCAGCCTGAGGCCCTTTGATCTTGTCATCCCCTTCACTATCAAGAAGGGTGAGATCACTG GGGAAGTTCGAATGCCCTCAGGCAAGGTGGCCCAGCCTTCCATTACTGACAACAAAGATGGCACTGTTACTGTGCGTTACTCACCCAGTGAAGCTGGCCTGCATGAAATGGACATTCGCTATGACAATATGCATATCCCAG GAAGCCCTCTGCAGTTCTATGTTGATTATGTCAACTGTGGCCACATCACTGCCTATGGTCCTGGCCTTACCCATGGAGTGGTCAACAAACCTGCCACCTTCACTGTCAACACCAAGGATGCAGGAGAGG GGGGCTTGTCTCTGGCCATTGAAGGTCCATCTAAAGCAGAAATTAGCTGCACTGACAACCAGGATGGAACATGCAGTGTCTCCTACCTGCCTGTGCTGCCTGGTGACTATAGCATCCTAGTCAAGTACAATGATCAGCACATCCCAGGCAGCCCTTTTACTGCCAGAGTAACAG GTGACGATTCCATGCGTTTGTCCCACCTAAAGGTGGGTTCTGCTGCTGATATCCCCATCAATATCTCAGAAACAGACCTCAGCCTACTCACAGCCACTGTGGTGCCACCTTCAGGTCGAGAGGAACCCTGTTTGCTGAAACGTTTGCGCAATGGCCACGTGG GGATTTCCTTCGTGCCCAAGGAGACAGGGGAGCACCTGGTACATGTGAAGAAGAATGGCCAGCATGTGGCAAGCAGTCCCATCCCAGTAGTGATCAGCCAGTCGGAGATAGGTGATGCCAGCCGTGTGAGGGTCTCTGGTCAAGGCCTCCATGAAGGTCATACCTTTGAGCCTGCAGAGTTTATTATTGACACCAGAGATGCAG GCTATGGTGGGCTTAGTTTGTCCATTGAGGGCCCTAGCAAAGTAGACATCAacacagaggatctggaggatggCACATGCAGGGTCACCTACTGTCCCACAGAGCCTGGAAACTACATTATAAACATCAAATTTGCTGAGCAGCATGTGCCTG GCAGTCCCTTTTCTGTAAAGGTGACAGGTGAGGGCCGGGTAAAAGAGAGTATCACACGCAGGCGACGTGCCCCTTCTGTGGCCAATGTTGGCAGTCACTGTGACCTCAGCCTGAAGATTCCTG AAATTAGCATCCAAGATATGACAGCCCAGGTGACCAGCCCATCAGGCAAGACCCATGAGGCAGAGAtcgtagaaggagagaaccataCTTACTGCATCAGATTTGTGCCTGCTGAGATGGGAATGCATACAGTCAGTGTCAAGTACAAGGGCCAGCATGTGCCTGGGAGCCCCTTCCAATTTACTGTGGggcctctgggggaagggggtgctcaCAAAGTCCGTGCTGGAGGCCCTGGCCTAGAGAGGGCTGAAGCTGGAGTGCCAG CGGAGTTCGGCATTTGGACTAGGGAAGCTGGCGCTGGAGGCCTAGCCATTGCCGTTGAAGGCCCCAGTAAGGCTGAGATCTCTTTCGAGGACCGAAAGGATGGCTCCTGTGGTGTGGCCTACGTAGTTCAGGAGCCAG GTGACTATGAGGTCTCAGTCAAGTTCAACGAGGAGCACATACCTGATAGCCCCTTCGTGGTGCCTGTGGCTTCTCCGTCTGGTGACGCCCGCCGCCTTACTGTTTCTAGTCTTCAG GAGTCAGGGTTAAAGGTCAACCAGCCAGCATCTTTTGCAGTCAGCCTGAATGGAGCCAAGGGGGCAATTGATGCCAAGGTGCACAGCCCCTCAGGAGCTCTGGAGGAGTGCTATGTCACAGAGATTGACCAAG ATAAATATGCTGTGCGTTTCATCCCACGAGAGAATGGCATCTACTTGATTGATGTCAAGTTCAATGGTACTCACATCCCTGGAAGTCCCTTCAAGATCCGAGTTGGGGAGCCTGGGCATGGAGGGGACCCAGGCTTAGTGTCCGCCTATGGAGCAGGCCTGGAAGGTGGTATCACAG GGAGCCCAGCCGAGTTTATTGTGAACACAAGCAATGCAGGAGCTGGTGCCCTTTCGGTTACCATTGATGGCCCCTCCAAGGTGAAGATGGATTGCCAGGAGTGCCCTGAGGGCTATCGTGTCACCTATACCCCAATGGCACCTGGCAGCTACCTCATCTCCATCAAGTATGGTGGCCCCTATCACATTGGGGGAAGCCCCTTCAAAGCCAAGGTCACAG GTCCCCGTCTTGTTAGCAACCACAGCCTCCATGAAACATCATCTGTATTTGTGGACTCTCTGACTAAAGTTGCCACTGTTCCTCAGCATGCAACCTTAGGCCCAGGTCCTGCTGATGTCAGCAAGGTAGTAGCCAAAGGCCTGGGGCTAAGCAAGGCTTATATAGGCCAGAAGAGCAGCTTCACAGTAGATTGCAGCAAAGCAG GTAACAACATGCTGCTGGTGGGGGTGCATGGCCCAAGGACACCCTGTGAAGAGATCCTGGTGAAACACATGGGCAGCCGCCTCTATAGTGTCTCCTACCTGCTCAAGGACAAAGGGGAGTACACACTGGTGGTCAAGTGGGGTGATGAGCATATCCCAGGCAGCCCATACCGCATTATGGTGCCCTGA